One Deltaproteobacteria bacterium DNA segment encodes these proteins:
- the rplD gene encoding 50S ribosomal protein L4: MATVNIIAASGGKAGTVDLDPALFESRIRNHLFHAEVRRQLTRRRAGTHATKNRAAVSGGGIKPWKQKGTGRARQGTIRAPQWSGGGVVFGPTPRDYEHKLTKKMRSAALVSALSLRNKEGAVVIADALALAEYKTKAGKALLAALGVADKSVLLVTASAQPQLERSLRNLPGVDVIRAEGLNVYDVLRHEKLVIAKDALAALGARLGQAAEGRAQRAAGSRSTKGEAGE; the protein is encoded by the coding sequence ATGGCTACCGTGAACATCATCGCAGCGAGCGGCGGCAAGGCCGGCACGGTCGATCTCGACCCGGCCCTGTTCGAGAGCCGAATCCGCAATCACTTGTTCCACGCCGAAGTGCGTCGCCAGCTGACGCGCCGCCGCGCGGGCACGCACGCCACCAAGAACCGCGCCGCGGTTTCGGGCGGCGGCATCAAGCCGTGGAAGCAGAAGGGCACGGGCCGCGCGCGCCAGGGCACGATTCGCGCGCCCCAGTGGTCGGGCGGCGGCGTCGTGTTCGGCCCCACGCCGCGCGACTACGAGCACAAGCTGACCAAGAAGATGCGCAGCGCCGCGCTGGTGTCGGCGCTCTCGCTCCGTAACAAGGAAGGCGCGGTCGTGATCGCGGACGCGCTCGCGCTCGCGGAGTACAAGACCAAGGCCGGCAAGGCGCTGCTCGCCGCGCTCGGCGTGGCCGACAAGTCGGTGCTGCTCGTGACGGCTTCGGCGCAGCCTCAGCTCGAGCGCTCGCTGCGCAATCTCCCCGGCGTCGACGTGATTCGCGCCGAGGGACTCAACGTGTACGACGTCCTGCGCCACGAGAAGCTCGTGATCGCGAAGGACGCGCTCGCAGCGCTCGGCGCTCGCCTCGGGCAAGCGGCCGAGGGCCGCGCGCAGCGAGCCGCAGGCTCGCGGAGCACCAAAGGCGAGGCGGGGGAGTAG
- the rpsJ gene encoding 30S ribosomal protein S10, protein MATELAAQKIRIRMKAYDHKLLDQSVGEIVDTAARTGARVAGPIPLPTSINRFTVLRGPHIDKKSREQFEIRTHKRLIDILDPTPQTVDALMKLQLAAGVDVEIKI, encoded by the coding sequence ATGGCGACGGAACTAGCAGCACAAAAGATCCGAATCCGGATGAAGGCCTACGACCACAAGCTCCTCGACCAGAGCGTCGGCGAGATCGTGGACACGGCGGCCCGCACCGGCGCGCGCGTGGCGGGGCCGATCCCGCTGCCGACCTCGATCAATCGCTTCACCGTGCTGCGTGGTCCGCACATCGACAAGAAGTCCCGCGAGCAGTTCGAGATCCGCACGCACAAGCGCCTGATCGACATCCTCGATCCGACGCCGCAGACGGTGGACGCACTGATGAAGCTCCAGCTCGCGGCGGGCGTGGACGTGGAGATCAAGATCTGA